The DNA sequence CATTTTTTATCAACCTTCTTTCCATAGACCTCCTGAATACTGAAGAACAGCATATAGAGGATTGCAATAATATAATATGGGTGTAATAAACTCATGCTAAATCTCTGATGTTTTTTTAAACTGATGATATGCTGTGATAATTCCCGTTAGAATTAATGGCAGAAAAAGTCTCACCTCCCAAAACAATCCTACTAAAGTGATCATGATAAGGTAAGGAATTGAAAAGAAAAAATATTTCCCAAAAACAGACCTGTTTTCTTCGTCAATACAAAGCCTGTATATAAAGTAAATCACAATGATGGCAAAGATCAATCCCGCAAGATTGAAAGGACTGGAAAAGTTCCTGTTGATATAAAAACCTTCTACAAACGTTGTTTCATCCTGAACAAGAAAAGCTCTTAATCCCAGATAAGGAACAAGAAAAGCAACAACCAGCGGTATTATTTTCCATATCACCTGATAATTCCCTTTTTTCAATTCGTCAATATTGAAAAATACGGCAGCAAAAAAAGCAATATTCAGACAGGCGGTCTCTCTTACCAAGGTAGAGATCACGATAAGACCAATGAGAGCAAAAAAGAATACATTTTTTCTTGTATCTAAATATTTCAGGGTTAAAAACACACCAGCCAGATAGCAGAAAAGTGCAATGGTATCACAATTTGTCGGTGCATACTGAGTAATTACGATAAAAAAAACAGATAAAAGATGAATAATTCTTCTTACATTAAGATTAAGCAGAAGACCTATAGACTTCAGTTTAAATACAGCATCTAAGATCAGGGAGCATCCAATGAAAAACACACTATTCATCAGGAAAAGTCCATGATAAAAAGGTGTTCCGTTTTTTGTCAGAAAATCTTTGAAGAAAGAAAGAGGACCATTGATCAGGTTATACATCAGATCTGTCATCTGCACACTCAGGTAATTGGGAATTACCCTGTAGGCGTATACCGAGGAAAATAAGAAGTCGGGAGTTGTTTCTGATGTTTTCAGTCTTGTATAGGAAGATTCAAATCCATAATAAGACATGGCAAACAGCAGAAGCGGAAGTACTATTACAAATAGAAATCCGTTTATTTTTTCATCATTTCTTTTCAACATATCTAAAACAGATTCTTATTTTTTTAATAATAATTGTGATTTAAAATACATTTTTCTAAAGGGGAACTTTTGCAAAAGTAGAATATTTTTTCATTCTTCCTAGAATATTTTATTGATTTTCAGTCAAAACTTCTCTCCAACTATTTTGAACTAATGCTTAAAAAATTAAATTTGCAGACTTGATTTACATGCAATGCATCGTTTTTTTATATTTTTATATTATCTGATTTCCAGAAATAAAATCCTATCTGTACTTACAGCCTTAGGAATTGCTGTTTTTTGCCTGTTTTTTGCATCAAAAATCAATTTTGAGGAAGATATCAACCAGATCATTCCTAAAAATGAAAAATCTGATCTTACAGCCAAGGTTCTTAAGCAGCTTAATTTTTCGGATAAGATCATCGTTATTATAGAGAATAAATCCGGTGAAGACAGCTTCCAGCTTTCCGAAACGGCAGATACTTTTTTACAGAAAATAGAGCCTTTACAAAAATATATAGGTTCTGTTCAGGGCAAAGTGAATGATAATGAGATTTCGGAAACATTTGATTTCGTCAGTCAAAACTTACCATTATTCCTTAATGAAAATGATTACAGGGAAATAGACCGCAAACTTCAGAAAGACAGCATTGCCAAGCAGGTAGAGAATAATTACATTTCGCTGGTTTCTCCCACAAGTCTTGTGACAAAAGAATTTATAAAAAAAGACCCCTTGGGACTTACTTTTTTAGGGATTAAAAAATTAAACGCGTTAAATATCAGCAAGGATTTCAAGCTTGAAGACAGCTATATTGTAACCAAAGACGGAAAAAACCTGTTACTTTTTATTGATCCTAAAAATAAAAGCAATGACACGAAAGCCAATGAAGTTTTTGTAGACCAGCTCAATTCAATAAAAGACGGCATTAACAAACAGTTCAAAGGAAAAACAGAAATCAGTTATTTTGGTTCTCCGGTGATTGCCGTAGCCAATGCCAAACAGATCAAAAAAGACATTCAGAATACGGTAGTAATCTCTATGACGGTTCTTTTGATCCTTCTGATCTATTATTTCAGGAATTTTTTTACTCCCATCATTGTCTTTTTACCAACAGTATTCTCTGTACTTCTTGCCTTATTGGTCCTTTATTTTATTAAAGATAAAATTTCAGCAATCTCATTAAGTGTGGGCGCTATTCTGATTGGGATTACGATAGATTATGCCCTCCATATTCTTACTCATTATAAGCACAACAATAATATTGAAGAGCTTTATAAGGAAATCACCCAGCCTATTATATTGAGCAGTGCAACGACAGCCGTTTCATTCCTGTGTCTGGTTTTCGTGCGTTCTGAGGCATTGAAAGACCTGGGACTTTTTGCTGCTATCACCGTTATTCTCTCCTCAGTTTCAGCATTGATTATTGTTCCTCAGCTGTATAAACCAAAAGAAAAAGGAGAACACCTCAACACGAATTTCATCGACAAAATAGGATCTTACCCTTATGAGAAAAACAAGCCTTTGATTATAGGATGCTCTGTCATCATTCTTGCCTGCTTGTTCGGATTCCGACATGTAGGTTTTAATGAAGATATTGGCGACCTTAATTATATTCCAAAAGATCTGAAAATAAGTGAAGCCAAACTGCAAAAGCTTTCTGATATTACTTCAAAATCTATTTACACCATCTCTTATGGAAATTCTGAAGAGCAGGCATTAACCCGAAATTCTGAGTTAAGCAGCTTCCTTGAAAAAGAGAAAAAAGAGGGTAAAATATTAAGTTACAATTCTATCGGAAGCATTGTTCTTTCGGAAAAAGACCAGCAAAAAAAGATTGAGAAATGGAACAGCTTCTGGAATGACTCTAAAAAGAATCAGACTATTTCTGAGCTGATCAGTAACGGGAATAAATTTGGATTCAACGGTTCAGCCTTTGATACCTTCAATGAAGCTTTGCATAAAAACTATACTTCATTAAGCCTGAAAGACTATGAAAAGATAAAGGCTCTTCAGATCTCAGAGTTCATGAGCAGTGAAAATGGTTTTTACACCGTTTCCAATGTGGTAAAAGTGGACGAAAACAAAAGAGATGCTTTTATTAAAGATATTGAAAAGAAACATGATGCTCTTGCGATTGATCGCCAGCAGATGAACGAAAATTTCCTCGGCTTGCTGAAAAGAGATTTCAATACGCTGATCAATTATTCTCTTTTAGCAATTATTCTTACCATAATTGTGTTCTTCAGAAATCTTGAACTCACCATTCTTACCATGTTCCCGATTGTTTTAACGGGAATTGTAACAGCGGGGATACTTTATTTCCTAGGATTAGAGCTCAATATTTTCAGTACTGTAGTATGTACACTGGTCTTTGGAGTGGGGGATGATTTCAGTATCTTCCTGACACAGGCTATGCAAAAAGAGCACACAACAGGAAAAAATGAATTGCCAACCTACAGAACATCCATCATTCTTGCGGTTTTCACCACCATTCTTTCCATTGGCTCACTGATCTTTGCCAAGCATCCTGCGCTGCATTCTTTAGCATTAGTAGCCCTGATCGGAATGTTCTCCGTGATCATCATCACTTCTACCTTATATCCTTTCTGGTTCAGATTATTCATTATCAACCGGGCAAAAAAAGGTTTATCACCCATTACCCTCAGGTTATTTTTAAGGGCCGTGTTTTCGTTTTTATACTACGGATTGGGTGGATTAATATTTTCAGCTTTCGGAAGTTTATTTATTAAAAACGCGAAAGGAAAAACACTAGACATCATCAAACTGATTCTGGCTAAATTTTTAACATCGGTACTTTATATAACACCTTTTGTAAAGAAAAGAGTCATTAAAAACACCGCTGAAGACTTCAGCAAGCCGGCCGTTATTATTGCCAACCATACTTCTTTCTTAGATACTCTGGCGATTGCCATGGCTACTCATAAAATCATCTATCTGGTGAATGACTGGGTATACGATTCTCCTGTTTTCGGAAAACTGGTAAAGGCACTGGGCTTCTATCCGGTTTCCCAGGGAATTGAGAATGGAATGGATAAGCTGAAGGAAAAAATCGCACAGGGATATTCTCTTGTTGTTTTCCCTGAAGCAGAGCGTTCATATACCAATGATGTCAAAAGATTCCATAAGGGTGCATTTTATCTTGCTGAGCAGTTTGAACTGGATATCCTTCCGCTTTACATTCATGGCAATTCTGAAGTATTACCAAAAGGAGATTTTATTATCTATAACGGAAGCATTACTGTAAAAGTAGGCAGCAGAATCAGCAAAGACGATATGAGTTTCGGAAAAAACTATTCTGAAAGAACAAAGAAGATCAACGCTTATTTCAGGGAAGAGTTTGCAAAACTGAGAGAAGAAATCGAGGATGAAAATTATTTTAAAAATAAATTATTCCTGAGCTATCTTTATAAAGACAGTGAAGTAGTAAATGAAGTAAAAGAAGACTTCAACACCAAAAAATCAGTATATTTCGAACTGAATAAGCATATTTCCAATGAAGCCAACATCCTTCACATGGCGGATGACTTCGGACAAAAAGATGCATTATTGACTTTATATCAGGCCAGCCGAAGAATTTTTTCTCTGATAAAAAGTGATGAAAAAAGAGCAATAGCCGCGCACAGCTACCTGGTAAAAAGAAGAAAAATACAGTATATAAAAGACCTTTCGGAGGTGAATAAAAAGATTGATGTTCTTTTGATCTCGCATGATGATTTCAACCTTAATGAGATTCAGGATCTTCCTGACACCATTATTTTTGTCAATACAAAGAATGCTTCGTTTGAAAATGAAAATTATATACTAGAATTTAGTTCTGAATCATTAAAAGTATTTAAAACTAAATAATAAATATGAAAAACATACTTTTGTAAACGCTAAAGAAAACTAATGAAGAAAAATATACTTGTCATATATTATTCACAAACCGGACAACTCGAAGATATTGTGAGGAACATTGCAAAACCTTTTGAAGCTCAGAAGGAAAAATACGATGTAACTTATTATAATATTCAGCTAAAGGAAGATTTTCCTTTTCCCTGGCCAGGAGATGTTTTTTTCAATACCTTTCCAGAGTCTTATTTACAGATTCCAAAAGAAATTCTGCCTCCTTCGGAAGAAATTCTGAACAAAAAGTATGACCTTATTCTTTTCGGGTATCAGGTATGGTATCTCACACCATCCATTCCTATCATTTCATTTTTAAAGAGTGGTTATGCAGAACGTATTCTTAAAGATACACCTGTAGTCACTATTTCCGGAACCAGAAATATGTGGATGCTCTCGCAGGAGAAATTAAAGGTATACTTAAGAGATTTACAAGCTAAACTTGTAGGGAATATTGCACTGGTAGACAGACATGACAATTATACGAGTGTATTAACTATCCTTCGATGGCTTACAACAGGACAGAAAGAAAAATCCGGAATGCTTCCCGCTGCGGGGGTTTCTGATGAAGAAATTACAGGCTCGGTAAAGTATGGCGAGATTATTGAAAGACATTTTAATAATAATGACCTTAATAATTTACAGCCGGATCTTGTGAAAAACGGAGCCATTGAAATCCGTGCGTTTTTAGTACGCGTGGAAAAGGTAGGAAATAAAATTTTCACTGTATGGTCTAATCTGATTATAAAGAAAAAAGAGAAACGCCCATTGCTGATAAAATTCTTTAAGGTATATTTGATGGCAGCGATATGGATTATCTCACCTGTCGTTTTGGTTTTACACCTGCTTACAACCCCTATATTTTGGTTTAAAAGACAAAAACAAAAAAGATATTTACAAGGAATTAATTTAAAATAGAATGTACGACGTATTTATAACAAAAGCATCAAAATACTTACCCAATGAGCCGGTAGCGAATGATGAAATGGAGACTTATCTTGGGCTTATCAATGATGCGCCATCTAAAGCAAAATCACTTATCCTAAGAAATAATAAAATCACAACAAGATACTACGCTTTAGACAAAGAGGGAAATCCTACACACTCTAATGCGCAGCTTACTGCAAAAGCAATTGAAGGACTTTTTGACGAAAATTTCAAAAAGGAAGATATGAAATTATTATCCGTAGGAACTACTTCGCCAGACCAGATCCAGCCTTCTCACGCTTCTATGGTACATGGTGAACTGAACATCGGAAAATCTATTGAGATTAATACTTCCACAGGTCTTTGCAACTCAGGGATGAATGCCCTGAACTATGGATTCCTTTCTGTAAAAGCCGGTGTACAGGAAAATGCAGTATGTGCAGGTTCCGAAAGAATGTCTGCATGGATGACTGCTGATAAATTCAACCATGAGGCTGAAAATTTAAAATTACTGGAAGAAAGACCCATCATTGCTTTCAAAAGAGAATTCCTGAGATGGATGCTTTCTGATGGAGCAGGAGCTTTCCTTTTAGAAAATAAACCGAGAGAAAACAGCACTTCCTTAAAAGTGGAATTCATTGATTTCTATTCTTATGCACATGAAATTGAAGCTTGTATGTATGCCGGATGTGACAAACTGGAAGACGGAAGCCTGAAATCATGGGCGGATTACCCTTCTGATGAATGGCTGAAGCAATCTATCTTTGCCATCAAACAGGATACTAAAATCCTTGATAAATATATTCTTGTAAAAGGAGCGGAAAGTTTAAGATCTTCCTTCGACAAACACAATCTGGATCCGGAAAAAATTGACCACGTATTGGCTCACATTTCTTCAGGATATTTCAAAGACGGACTGAAGGAAGAATTTGCTAAAAAAGGAATGGATTTCCCTGCAGAAAAATGGTTCTATAACCTTTCTGAAGTTGGAAATATCGGAGCAGGATCTATATTTATTGCCCTTGAAGAACTCATGAATTCCGGAACATTGAAAAAGGGAGAAAAAGTACTTCTTTGCGTCCCTGAAAGTGGAAGATTCGCTTATTCTTGTGCTCTATTAACTGTTTGCTAATGGAAAACAGACTTCCGACTTCCGATAAAGATTTTGTAGAAAGCCTTATTCCGCAACGGTTTCCTTTTGTGATGGTGCATGAGTTATCAGAATATTCTGAAAACCATCTTTTATCCGGTTTTGAGATCAAAGAAGATAATCTTTTTATCCAGGATGGTTTTTTTCAGGCTTCGGGACTGATTGAGCATCAGGCACAGAGCGTTGCACTGCATACCGGATATAAATATTATCTGCTGGGAAAAGATGCTCCTACCGGATATATTGGAGCTATTAAATCATTTGAAGCTGAAACACTGCCCAAAACAGGAGATCATCTGATATCTGAAGTAACAATCCTTAATGAAGTAATGGGTGTGACTCTGGTAGATATCGTTACGAAACTGAACGGTGAAGTGATTGCAAAATCTCAAATGAAAACCGCTGTAAAATAAACTGTAAATGGAAATAAAGGAAGAGAATATCATCAATATACACAACTTTTTACCGCATCGCGAACCGATGCTAATGGCAGACTATATCCTGGAACTGACCAAAGAAAAAGTAGTGACTTCCTTTGAAATAAAAGAAGATAATATATTTGTTCACAACAATGAGTTTGCTGAAGCAGGATTAATTGAAAATCTGGCACAAACCTGCTCATCTATCCTTGGACAAAGCTTCTTTGAAAATCCTGAAGCAGATACAAAAGTGATAGGGTTTATTACCAATATCAAGAAGATTGAAGTTTTTGCCCTTCCGAAAGTAAATGATAAAATCATTTCCAGGGCTTCACTTATTTCTCAGTTCGAGAACATCTGTCATATCTTCTGTGAAACATTTCATAATGATGAATTATTGATTAGAGCGGAAATCAACCTGTTTATTCAGGAAGTAACATCTTAAAGATCAATTCAACATAGATATAAAAGCTGTACAGAAACGTGCAGCTTTTTTATTTTTGATCTTATGGCTTGTGAATATTTGTGCAATTCATTGGTACCATTTGTGTTTAAAATATAGGTTTTGGCTAAAGCCAGTTAATCTTTTTCTTTTTGCAAGTGAGCTAAAGCTCACCTCTATTGAATTGACTATAACTGTTTTACAATAAAAAAAATCATTTTTATATATTTTCAGACTAAATCAAACATACCACAATACAGCTGAAAACCAATACAATACAAATCAAAAACATCCTCACAAGAGGAATTATTTCACGTGAAACATTATTAAAATCTGTGAAACTCTGATCATCAGGGAGAAACAGCTTTAAACAAGAAAAAAGCGGAACATTTCTGTCCCGCCTATTATTTTTACTTAAAGGTTTTATTTTTCATAAAACAATAAAGTATAATTAGATTTTATCTGAGGTATTGAATATCCTTAGATAATCACCTCATAATCATTTCCACCGCAAATCTGCTCTGCAGAAGAAGCAATATCAGTATTTACATTCACATTACGGATTTGACCATTGGTTCCATTAGCACATGAAATGTAAGCAGTTAGCCCTCCTTTCACTTCTTTTAACTCATTTTTTGTAAGTAACTTTAAATTTTTCATGAAATTTAATTTGTTGTTGATTATTAGTTTTTGTTGTTTAACACAAACAAATATAGATAAAACAATCAAATAAAAAATACATCCCTGATAATTAACAAAATTTTATAAAAATCTGCAATTTACATAATCAGATTGGATCATCAGTATCCATGGAATAGTTTTGGTATAGCCTCTGTGTCAAAGCAGTAGCTCCCTCAGATTTAATATGATTTACATATAATGTATTTTCACTATTTTAGCCACCTGATTATAAGAATCAGAAAACAGGTGAAGATTTTTTCATCTGGAATCTAAAAAAATTGACATTATTTAGATGAAAAAACAAGACCTGCCTCAAGACGAAAGTAACCTGAAATCCGCCAACATGACTGAAGTTCTGTATGTGACGGACGAGAATGACAACTACACGACAGCGAACAGTACCGGCTGGGATGCCAAGAAAGCTGCTCTGGATGAATCGATGGAACTTATTTATGAAAGAATTGAGGAAGCAAAACAAAATGTTGCCAATCATAAGGTAAGTCCTATTGTTTATTTTATGGAACTGAATAAAATGGATCTGGGTGTCCTTTCTTCTTATGTTGGAATGTGGCAATGGAGGGTAAAGAGACATTTTAAGCCCAAAGTATTTAACACACTAAGCGAAACTGCACTGAAAAAATATGCCGAAGCATTCGGGATTTCAGTGGATGAATTAAAAAACTTCAACGGGAAATAAATGAAATAAGGCGATATACTGCCTGTTCCATTTGACCCATGAAAAGATACAATCAGCAAATGAAATTAAACTTTGAACACCATCAGACTGCGCATTGCGAAAACGGTGTTGCTTCTAATCTACTGCTTAATAAAGGCCTGAAACTAAGTGAACCCATGATCTTCGGGATCGGTTCCGGATTGTTTTTTGTCTATCTTCCTTTTTTAAAGGTGAATTTTGCTCCGGGCTTCAGCTATCGTCCTATGCCGGGTGCCATTTTCAGCAAAGCAGCAAAAAGATTAGGAATTAAAATAAAAAGAGAGAAGTTCTCAAATCCTCAAGACGCCCAAAAAGCTCTTGAGAGAAATTTGGAACAAAATATTCCTACAGGACTTCAGGTAGGCGTTTTTAACCTTACCTATTTCCCTGAAGAATATAAATTCCACTTCAATGCCCACAATCTTGTAGTGTATGGAAAAGAAGACGGGAAATTCCTTATCAGTGACCCTGTGATGGATTATACCACTTCCCTTTCCGAAGCAGAACTGGAAAAAGTAAGATACGCCAAAGGAGCGCTGCCTCCAAAAGGACATATGTACTACCCTGTTTATGTTCCGGAAAATGTAAACCTTGAAGAAGCCATCAAAAAAGGGATCAAAGACACCTGCAAAAACATGCTGGCTCCGGTACCGCTTATCGGGGTAAAAGCCATGAGATGGGTCGCAAAAAGCATCCCGAAATGGGCAGAAAAGAAAGGAACGAAAGTAACCAATCATTATTTGGGACAGCTAATCAGAATGCAGGAAGAAATCGGAACAGGAGGCGGAGGTTTCAGATTTATCTACGGAGCATTTCTTCAGGAAGCATCTGTGATTCTTAAAAATGATGAATTAAAAGAATTATCCAAAGAAATCACTGCTATTGGTGACCTTTGGCGAGACTTTGCCGTAGATATTGCCAGAGTGTACAAAAACAGAAACTCAAAAAGTAATATCTACAATGAACTTTCAAAAACGATGCTTCATATTGCAGATTTGGAAGAAGCTTTCTATAAAAAACTGAGAAAAGCGATCTGATATGGCAGAAAATATGATCGAAATTAAAAACCTATATAAGAAGTACAAAAATTCTGATGAGTTTTCTGTAAATGATATCTCTTTGAATATCAGTAAAAATGAAATTTACGGAATTCTCGGACCCAACGGAGCAGGAAAAACAACTTTGATTTCCATGCTTTCTGGACTGATAAAACCTACTTCAGGACAATTTTCAATCAATGGCTTATCTCCACACAAGGATGGATTTAAAATAAGACAGATTATTGGAATTGTGCCTCAGGAATATGCATTATACCCAACGCTTACAGCCAAAGAAAACCTGATGTTTTTTGGAAGTCTATATGGCTTAAAGCATAACCAGCTTAAGAAGGTCATTGATGAATCTCTGGAAATCATGGGGCTTTCAAAGTTTGCCAACAAACAGGTAGGACAATTTTCAGGTGGAATGAAACGCCGATGCAACCTCATTGCCGGAACGCTTCACAATCCTAAAGTTCTATTCTTAGATGAACCAACCGTAGGAGTTGATGTTCAGTCTAAAAAAGCAATTATTGACTATCTTTTAAATTTAAATAAACAGGGTACCTGCATTATTTATACTTCCCATCACCTTTCGGAAGCAGAAGAATTCTGTACTAAAATTGCCATTATAGACCATGGAAAGATCCATGCAGTAGGAACTCCTGAAGAATTGGTGAACAGAGTAGCAAGTGCTGAAAACCTTGAAGATGTTTTCATTTCATTAACCGGAAAAGAATTAAGAGATGTTGTTGTATAAACTGTGGAGAAGCTTTATTAAAGAAATTCTTCTGTTGAAAAGAGATATCGGAGGGATTGTCATCATCTTTGTGATGCCGCTGCTTTTGATTGTTACCATTACCCTTATTCAGGATTCTACCTTTAAAAACCTTGAAGGATCAAAGATTCCGATTATATTCATTGACAATGACAAGTCTGAAGTTTCAAAGAATATAAAAGCAGAACTGGAAAACAGCAAAACGTTTCAGCTGCTGACCAATTTCAATGAAAAGTCTGCTCAGGATGCTGTTTTTTCCGGAGATTACCAGATGGCGATCGTCATTCCTGATAATTTAACGAAAGATTTAAATTCCAATATTGATTCTAAAGTTCAGACCATTGTAAGTTCATTCGGACTGGAAGGAGATTCGGCAAAAGTAAAAACAGCAGCTCCAAAGGCCAAAGAAATTCATTTGTACTTTGACCCTGCTACTAATGCAGGATTCAAAAACTCAGTAATGAATTCTGTCAACAAAATGGTTTTTGAGATTGAAAATAAAAAGATTTACAAAGCATTCCAGGAGCAACTGGGAACAACAGAAAATCTTGATGAAAATAAAAACCTGATCAGCTTTAAGGAAATCACACCAAAGAAAGGTGCAATGGACGTCATGCCGAATTCTGTTCAGCACAACGTTCCCGCCTGGACTCTTTTTGCGATCTTCTTTATTGTAGTTCCTTTATCCATCAATCTGGTGAAGGAAAAAAGCCAGGGAACAAGTGTAAGAGCAAGAATAAGCCCTACTCCCTATTTTGTTCATATTTTAGGAAAAACATTTACCTATCTTATCATTTGTATCATTCAGTTTTTACTGATGGTTGCAGTAGGAATTTATCTTTTCCCCTATATGGATCTTCCGGCCTTTGATGTATCCGGAAAAATGTTCCAGCTTGTTACTGTAACATTATTTGCGGGATTGGCTGCCATTGGATTTGGAGTATTATTAGGAACCATTGCCGATACACAGGAACAATCTGCTCCATTTGGTGCAACGTCTGTAGTGGTTTTGGCTGCTATCGGCGGAATCTGGGTCCCTGTATTTTTAATGCCGGAATTCATGCAGACTATAGCGAAATTCTCTCCTATGAACTGGGGTCTGAATGCCTATTATGATATTATTTTAAGAAACAGCGGAATTGGAGGAATAGCGAAAGAATTACTGTTCTTACTGTTATTTTATTTTGCTACCGTAGCGATTTCCATTTTTTACGAAAGAAAACTCCAAAATATTTAATTTATTTTATGTCAAATATTACCAGAAGTTTCCTGACGACCAAAAAAAAACAATAAAAATTCCGGAAGAAAACAAAATGCAGTCTAAAGAAAATATACTAACGTGTACTGAAGAAGTAAGAGTACGGTTCAATGAGACAGATCCACTGGGAATTGTCTGGCATGGGCATTATATCGTTTATTTTGAAGACGGAAGAGAAGCTTTTGGTCGTCAGCATGGCTTAACCTATCTTGATATTCAGAATGCAGGATTTGTAACGCCTATTGTAAAAAGTACCTGTGAGCATTTTCTTCCTTTAAAATATGGGGAAACTTTCAGAATTGTAACCACTTATGTAAATTCAATATCTGCCAAACTGATATACAGATATGAAATCTTCAACAAGGAAGATCAATTGGTATGCAGCGGAGAAACCATCCAGGTATTTCTGGACAGTAACGGAAGCCTATGTCTGTACAATCCGGAATTTTTTCAAAACTGGAAAGATAAAATGGGATTATCATGAGGAAAGAAGTCTACATCACAGATTACAATTGTGTAACTCCGCTGGGATTCACAGCAGATGCCAACTGGAAGGCTCTTTTGGAAGGAAAATCCGGAGTTGCTTTACATAAAATCATAGACAATCAGGATGCTTTTTATGCTTCTATGATTGATTCTGAAAAACTGAATGAAGAATTTAATAGATTCTTCGACAATGCTCAGAATAACATGCTCAATTTCACAAGACTTGAAAAAATGCTTCTTTTAAGCTTAAGACCTCTTGTTGAAAAGCATACCCCATCAGATGACACCGCTTTTATCCTTTCAACAACAAAAGGAAATATCAGCCTTTTAAAAAACCAGTCTGAGTTGCCGGAAGGCGTTTATTTGTCAAAATTAGCACAGAAAATAGCAGATTTCTTTGGATTCACAACAAAGCCTATTGTTGTTTCCAATGCCTGTGTTTCAGGAGTAATGGCGATTGCAGTGGCGAAGAATATGATTCAGGCAGGAAAGTATAAAGATGCTTTTGTCATTGCGGGGGATGAACTTTCTGAATTTGTTATTTCAGGATTCAATTCATTTCAG is a window from the Chryseobacterium indologenes genome containing:
- a CDS encoding MMPL family transporter, translated to MHRFFIFLYYLISRNKILSVLTALGIAVFCLFFASKINFEEDINQIIPKNEKSDLTAKVLKQLNFSDKIIVIIENKSGEDSFQLSETADTFLQKIEPLQKYIGSVQGKVNDNEISETFDFVSQNLPLFLNENDYREIDRKLQKDSIAKQVENNYISLVSPTSLVTKEFIKKDPLGLTFLGIKKLNALNISKDFKLEDSYIVTKDGKNLLLFIDPKNKSNDTKANEVFVDQLNSIKDGINKQFKGKTEISYFGSPVIAVANAKQIKKDIQNTVVISMTVLLILLIYYFRNFFTPIIVFLPTVFSVLLALLVLYFIKDKISAISLSVGAILIGITIDYALHILTHYKHNNNIEELYKEITQPIILSSATTAVSFLCLVFVRSEALKDLGLFAAITVILSSVSALIIVPQLYKPKEKGEHLNTNFIDKIGSYPYEKNKPLIIGCSVIILACLFGFRHVGFNEDIGDLNYIPKDLKISEAKLQKLSDITSKSIYTISYGNSEEQALTRNSELSSFLEKEKKEGKILSYNSIGSIVLSEKDQQKKIEKWNSFWNDSKKNQTISELISNGNKFGFNGSAFDTFNEALHKNYTSLSLKDYEKIKALQISEFMSSENGFYTVSNVVKVDENKRDAFIKDIEKKHDALAIDRQQMNENFLGLLKRDFNTLINYSLLAIILTIIVFFRNLELTILTMFPIVLTGIVTAGILYFLGLELNIFSTVVCTLVFGVGDDFSIFLTQAMQKEHTTGKNELPTYRTSIILAVFTTILSIGSLIFAKHPALHSLALVALIGMFSVIIITSTLYPFWFRLFIINRAKKGLSPITLRLFLRAVFSFLYYGLGGLIFSAFGSLFIKNAKGKTLDIIKLILAKFLTSVLYITPFVKKRVIKNTAEDFSKPAVIIANHTSFLDTLAIAMATHKIIYLVNDWVYDSPVFGKLVKALGFYPVSQGIENGMDKLKEKIAQGYSLVVFPEAERSYTNDVKRFHKGAFYLAEQFELDILPLYIHGNSEVLPKGDFIIYNGSITVKVGSRISKDDMSFGKNYSERTKKINAYFREEFAKLREEIEDENYFKNKLFLSYLYKDSEVVNEVKEDFNTKKSVYFELNKHISNEANILHMADDFGQKDALLTLYQASRRIFSLIKSDEKRAIAAHSYLVKRRKIQYIKDLSEVNKKIDVLLISHDDFNLNEIQDLPDTIIFVNTKNASFENENYILEFSSESLKVFKTK
- a CDS encoding beta-ketoacyl-ACP synthase III → MYDVFITKASKYLPNEPVANDEMETYLGLINDAPSKAKSLILRNNKITTRYYALDKEGNPTHSNAQLTAKAIEGLFDENFKKEDMKLLSVGTTSPDQIQPSHASMVHGELNIGKSIEINTSTGLCNSGMNALNYGFLSVKAGVQENAVCAGSERMSAWMTADKFNHEAENLKLLEERPIIAFKREFLRWMLSDGAGAFLLENKPRENSTSLKVEFIDFYSYAHEIEACMYAGCDKLEDGSLKSWADYPSDEWLKQSIFAIKQDTKILDKYILVKGAESLRSSFDKHNLDPEKIDHVLAHISSGYFKDGLKEEFAKKGMDFPAEKWFYNLSEVGNIGAGSIFIALEELMNSGTLKKGEKVLLCVPESGRFAYSCALLTVC
- a CDS encoding ABC transporter permease; this encodes MEIKEENIINIHNFLPHREPMLMADYILELTKEKVVTSFEIKEDNIFVHNNEFAEAGLIENLAQTCSSILGQSFFENPEADTKVIGFITNIKKIEVFALPKVNDKIISRASLISQFENICHIFCETFHNDELLIRAEINLFIQEVTS
- a CDS encoding BtrH N-terminal domain-containing protein is translated as MKLNFEHHQTAHCENGVASNLLLNKGLKLSEPMIFGIGSGLFFVYLPFLKVNFAPGFSYRPMPGAIFSKAAKRLGIKIKREKFSNPQDAQKALERNLEQNIPTGLQVGVFNLTYFPEEYKFHFNAHNLVVYGKEDGKFLISDPVMDYTTSLSEAELEKVRYAKGALPPKGHMYYPVYVPENVNLEEAIKKGIKDTCKNMLAPVPLIGVKAMRWVAKSIPKWAEKKGTKVTNHYLGQLIRMQEEIGTGGGGFRFIYGAFLQEASVILKNDELKELSKEITAIGDLWRDFAVDIARVYKNRNSKSNIYNELSKTMLHIADLEEAFYKKLRKAI
- a CDS encoding ABC transporter ATP-binding protein, whose product is MAENMIEIKNLYKKYKNSDEFSVNDISLNISKNEIYGILGPNGAGKTTLISMLSGLIKPTSGQFSINGLSPHKDGFKIRQIIGIVPQEYALYPTLTAKENLMFFGSLYGLKHNQLKKVIDESLEIMGLSKFANKQVGQFSGGMKRRCNLIAGTLHNPKVLFLDEPTVGVDVQSKKAIIDYLLNLNKQGTCIIYTSHHLSEAEEFCTKIAIIDHGKIHAVGTPEELVNRVASAENLEDVFISLTGKELRDVVV